GGCTTATACCTAACATGGTTATAATGGCGCCAAAGGATGAAGAAGAATTAAGACATATGCTTTATACATCTGTAAATCTTGGTAAGCCATGCGCAATAAGATACCCAAGAGGCAAGGGTATTGGAGTTCCCATTACCAATGGCTTTAGAACTATACCGGTAGGCAAGGGTGAAATTGTTGAAAAAGGGAATGATGTCGCAATCGTTGCAATCGGGGATATGGTTTATCCATCCCTCAGAGCGAGGGAAATACTCGTTTCACATGGAATAAGTGCCAGTGTTGTAAACGCAAGATTTGTAAAACCAATCGATGAGCAGCTTCTTACAGAGCTTGCACAGAAGTTTGAAGTTATCTTTACAGTTGAAAACAATACGGGTATAGGTGGATTTGGCAGTGCGGTAACAGAGTTTCTTGCAGCAAGAGCATTAAAGTATAATCGTATTTATACGATCAGTCTGCCGGATATCTTTGTTCCTCATGGAGATCAGAATAAACTGAAAGAACTTTATGATTTATACCCTGAAGGTATTGCAAAAAGAATCATTTTGTTTTTACAGAAAACATGAGCATTTGATCTTGGTAAGATAGCATTTAAGTATTAAAATAAAGGAGGTATTTATAATGTCAGGACATTCTAAATGGGCAACGATAAAGCACAAAAAAGGCAAAGAAGATGCAAGAAGAGGTAAAATCTTTACCAAACTTATAAGGGAGATTATTACTGCTTCAAGGATCGGGGGCGGGAATATAGATACAAATTCAAGACTTAGATCAGCAGTAACATTGGCAAAACAGGAAAATATGCCCAGGCAAAATATTGATAACGCTATCAAAAAGGGTACCGGGGAACTTGAGGGAGAGGTATATGAAGAAATCATGTATGAGGGTTATGGACCGGGTGGAGTTGCCATGTTAGTTCAGGTAATGACGGATAATAAGAACCGCTCAGCAGCGGAGATCAGGCATATCTTCTCACGGCATGGAGGTAATCTTGGAGAGGCAGGCTGCGTCAGCTGGATGTTCAAACAAAAAGGGCAGTTTCTTATACCTGATGATATAACAACAGAGGATAAATTGCTTGAGATGCTCATGGAGTTTGATATCGAGGATGTAAGCCACGATGAAGACGGGAAGATTTTTGAAGTGCTTGTTTTACCGTCTGCTTTTGATACAGTAAAAGATGTTCTTGATAAGGCAGGTATTAAATATAACTTTGCAGAAGTTTCACTTGTTCCGCAGACGTACATTACTTTAAAGGGGAGGGAGGCAGAACAGATGCTAAAGCTTATGGAAACGCTCGAGGATCATGACGATGTTCAAAAGGTTTATGCTAATTTTGATATCTCTGAAAAAGAGATGGAGGCCGTAAGTCAATGATAATACTGGGTATTGACCCAGGTTCCAATATCATGGGATGGGCTGTTATTGAGCAGATTAATAACGGTTATGGCTACACCTCATCAGGGGTAATTAATTTAAAGAATGTTGATTCCCTTCAACAAAGCCTGAAGTCCATTTATTGGGAGATTGGCAGGCTTATAGAACTGTATCATCCGGGAGCTGTAGCTATAGAAACGGCTTTCTTCTCAAAGAATCAGAGGAGTGCGTTTATTATCGTCCAATCTGCTACTGCTGCCATGCTCGCCTCACTTAATAAAAGTATCCCGTTATATGAGTACCAGCCAATGATGATAAAAAAGGCACTCACCGGATATGGGAATGCGACAAAGGATCAGGTTCAGTTTATGGTGAAGAGGCTCCTCGGTCTTAACGGGAGCTTTGTGCTTGATGCATCCGATGCAATGGCCGTTGCTATATGCCACATAAATTCTATTCAACTAAAAAACAGATTTATACCCAATGTTATTTCACATTAAAGGCATATTGTCAGAGAAAAGAATCGATTCAATCGTGGTAGATGTAAACGGAATAGGTTTTGAATTGTTTGTAACCGCTACTACGTACAAAGACATGCCAGATGAAGGCGGGCAAGTTACGGTTCATATTTATACCCAGGTAAGGGATGATGATATATTTTTATATGGATTCTCAACGTTAAGGGAAAAAGAGCTTTTCAAACTCTTAATCTCCGTATCAGGCATAGGTCCCAAAATAGCAAGGAATATTTTGTCAGGTATTCAAGCAGAGGAGCTTATAAATGCTATCGTATCAAAGGATATAGCAAGGCTGTCCTCAGTCCCGGGGCTTGGGAAAAAGGGTGCAGAGAAGATCGTTGTAGAGATAAGAGAAAAGATCGGCAATCTTCAACATACAGCTCAAACTTTAGATACACAAACTATGTTTTCCGATGCGGTATCAGCACTTGTTAATTTAGGTTACAAGTACCAGCAGGCACAAATAGCGGTACAGTCGGTTTTAAAGGAACATCTAAACAGCAAGATCGAGGGAATAATAAAACTGTCATTAAAAGAACTCAGTAAATGAAACTGTAAAGATAACATTAAAAAATGAACGAACAATTTGATCCAAGAAAAAAAATAGAGGATGAGGTTTACGAGCAGAAGATCAGACCTAACAAGTTTTCCGAATATATCGGTCAGGACAAAGTCATACAGAACCTAAAGGTTTTTATTCAGGCAGCGAAAGAGAGGGGAGAGGCACTCGATCATGTTCTATTTTATGGACCACCGGGACTCGGTAAAACTACACTTGCATATATCGTTTCATCAGAGCTTGGCGTCGGAATAAAAACAACATCAGGTCCCATTCTTGAGAAAACAGGGGATATAGCGGCAATACTTACAAACCTTAATGAGAAAGACGTGCTTTTCATTGATGAGATTCACAGAATAAATACATCCGTAGGTGAGGTGCTTTACCCAGCGATGGAAGATTTTAAACTTGATATAATCATAGGACAGGGCCCTTCAGCAAGGGCTATCAGGCTTGATATCCCCAAATTTACACTTGTTGGTGCGACAACACGATCCGGTCTTATTCCTTCGCCGCTTAGAGATAGGTTTGGATTTTCTGCTGGTCTTGAATTTTATTCCACTCAGGAGCTAAAGCAGATCGTGAGGCGTTCCGCCGCAATCATAGGTATAGAGATTACAGAAGAAGGAAGCTTTGAGATTGCAAAGCGGGCAAGGGCTACGCCAAGGGTTGCTATAAGGCTCGTAAGAAGGATAAGGGACTATGCGCAGGTTCAGGGTAATGGTATTATAGATATTGATATAGCAAAAAAATCACTAGAAATGCTCGGTATAGATGAGCTTGGACTTGACAGAATGGATTTAAGGATTCTCTCTGCGATCATTGAAAAATTTAATGGAGGCCCTGTCGGACTTGATACCATTGCGGTAGCTGTTGGAGA
This genomic interval from Deltaproteobacteria bacterium contains the following:
- a CDS encoding YebC/PmpR family DNA-binding transcriptional regulator codes for the protein MSGHSKWATIKHKKGKEDARRGKIFTKLIREIITASRIGGGNIDTNSRLRSAVTLAKQENMPRQNIDNAIKKGTGELEGEVYEEIMYEGYGPGGVAMLVQVMTDNKNRSAAEIRHIFSRHGGNLGEAGCVSWMFKQKGQFLIPDDITTEDKLLEMLMEFDIEDVSHDEDGKIFEVLVLPSAFDTVKDVLDKAGIKYNFAEVSLVPQTYITLKGREAEQMLKLMETLEDHDDVQKVYANFDISEKEMEAVSQ
- the ruvC gene encoding crossover junction endodeoxyribonuclease RuvC — translated: MIILGIDPGSNIMGWAVIEQINNGYGYTSSGVINLKNVDSLQQSLKSIYWEIGRLIELYHPGAVAIETAFFSKNQRSAFIIVQSATAAMLASLNKSIPLYEYQPMMIKKALTGYGNATKDQVQFMVKRLLGLNGSFVLDASDAMAVAICHINSIQLKNRFIPNVISH
- the ruvA gene encoding Holliday junction branch migration protein RuvA, encoding MLFHIKGILSEKRIDSIVVDVNGIGFELFVTATTYKDMPDEGGQVTVHIYTQVRDDDIFLYGFSTLREKELFKLLISVSGIGPKIARNILSGIQAEELINAIVSKDIARLSSVPGLGKKGAEKIVVEIREKIGNLQHTAQTLDTQTMFSDAVSALVNLGYKYQQAQIAVQSVLKEHLNSKIEGIIKLSLKELSK
- the ruvB gene encoding Holliday junction branch migration DNA helicase RuvB → MNEQFDPRKKIEDEVYEQKIRPNKFSEYIGQDKVIQNLKVFIQAAKERGEALDHVLFYGPPGLGKTTLAYIVSSELGVGIKTTSGPILEKTGDIAAILTNLNEKDVLFIDEIHRINTSVGEVLYPAMEDFKLDIIIGQGPSARAIRLDIPKFTLVGATTRSGLIPSPLRDRFGFSAGLEFYSTQELKQIVRRSAAIIGIEITEEGSFEIAKRARATPRVAIRLVRRIRDYAQVQGNGIIDIDIAKKSLEMLGIDELGLDRMDLRILSAIIEKFNGGPVGLDTIAVAVGEESDTIEEVYEPYLIQCGMLSRTSRGRIATELSYRHLGIKYPLSNQTDLFKNK